The Lewinellaceae bacterium DNA window TAGGTATCGTCCATTGATGCCGTGAATATAGCTGGCCCCCACCTCGTTCCACTGGAGATAAAGGATTAATGAGGTTATTACGATTACGCTTACACCCATCCACGCGAGGAAAAGCTTCTCCAGCCGGTGGAGGTATATTTTGTTGGTGATACCCGACCAGATCAGGGTCACAACCAACAGGAACGTTGACACCCAACTGATGTAATTAGTCCCCCAGCCGAATTTTCCCATCAGGTGCCGGAAAATGGAACCCCAGATATCCATCCAGGTATCCAGTAGTGTATGGAGAAAAAACATGAGGTCGTGGGTAACCAACCTTAACTGAATCAAGGGGTTTACTCCCGGATTTAACTGCACACCGTTCCGAAATGCAGGGTTGTAATCATTGTATGTAATGAACGTCCCCTGGACCACCATCAAAAAAAGTAACGTGCCTGTCAGTGGGAAAAGCACCATAATCCATTTTTGCCATCTGGTCCATAATGTACCGGTGATCAGGAATACAACCCAGGTCAGTGGCCACCAGTTAGGCCTTTGTACCGTAAATAAAAGTGCCAGTAGTAGTGCCGGTATCCAATTTGTTTTGGTCTTCTTAAATATGGTTATTAGCCAAAGCAGAACCAGCACCAGTGTTATGCTATCCGGTGTTATGGCGGAAACCAATGCAATTGTCCCTGGTAATAGCCCGGTAACCAATGGAAGATCACCGGCCTCCGGAAAGGCTTTCATTAAATAAAGCCCAGCCAGGATCCATATCAATAATCCGATCAAACGAAGAATGTGGATGGCAGGTAATCCATTAATGCCCGTCAGCAGGAGCAATTTTGCAATCAGGGCAAAGGGTAGATAGGCTATTGGCGAATAGTAGCTTACATTCGGGAAATCGGCAAAACGCAGATGGGTCGCCGGCTTGGGAGTAACATTGTGATTGGTATATTTCGCATCAGGCTTATTACGCAGATACCGCGTAGTCGAATCCAATTTTACGATCCAGGCAGGCACCATTCCTCCGGAACGACCGTTCTCCTGAATCCCAAATAGGTGCCCGGAAGCCAGATGGTAGGCCCGGTAGGTGTGGGCCGGTTCATCGGGGTTTTGGAAAGGTGGTATCAGGAATACCAGTATGATGCCGAATACGATGGATAAAAGGACAAACAACGTCGATGGTTGATTGCCAAAGGATTTATTGGATACCCCGTTCATTCAGATACTGATGAAGCCTTCTGGCATTGACCAGATGCGCAGTTATCGTTTTCGCAAAGGCATGGGATCCGGTACCGTCCATTTTAGCACAAAAGAACAAATATTCGTGACGCTCCGCATTAAGCACGGCGTCCAGGCTCGAAATCGAAGGCATGCATATCGGACCCGGTGGCAGGCCAGCATACTTATAGGTATTGTAAGGTGAGTCAACCGCCAAATGTTTGTTCAGGATCCGGCGTAAGGTAAAATCACCAACTGCAAATACCACCGTTGGATCTGCGTCCAACTTCATGCCCTGATGGAGCCGGTTTAAGTAGACACCGGCAATGCGCGGTTTTTCATCTTCCCTTAGGCTTTCTTTCTCCACAATAGAAGCCAGAGTATAAACCTCGGTGGGTGATAAGGACTGGGCTTCCGCTTTTTCTTTTCTGCCTGCTTTATCCCAGAAACTGTCATGCTCGCGGATCATCCTTTGCAGGAGTTGTACAGGAGTAACATTCCAATACACTTCGTAAGTGTTAGGAATAAAAATCGTCATCAACGTTTCCTTGGAATATCCAATGGAGTCCAATACACCCGGCCTGGTCAGGAATTCCTGGAATTGCTTTTCGTTTGGCTCAAGTTGCTCTGCCAGTTTTTCAGATAATTCGGCAATGGTTCTCACGGAGTTGAAAGTGAGTTTTACTGGTTCCTGGATCCCTTGCCGCAAATGCCGGATGAGGTGATAATTTGACCAACTGGGCAAAATGTGATAGCGGCCCGCTTTGATCTGACCGGGGTAATTCATTTTTTTTGCAACCCAATCAAACGAATTGTCTTTCTTAAGGAAGCCGCCTTCTGTGAGCCTTTCTTTGACATCATCATAATTTGATCCGGTAGGAATATAGAGGATCTCAGAGGCAAGCTGCTCTGGCACATTGGGCTTGTAGATCCAGTCGTAAAGCCAATACCCGAAACCACCGGCAATGACCAGCAGAATGCCGAAGATCCAGAAGACATACTTCAATAATTTTGCTTTTTTACTCATTGCCAGGTGAGCGACTTTTAGTAAGATTCGTTCTCGTTTGGGAAATCCCGGTTTTTTACATCGGTAATATAACGTTGAACTGCCTCTTTTGTCATATCAAACAGATCCAAATATCTGCGTAAAAATCGTGGATTAAAGTCTTTTGTTATCCCCAGCAAGTCGTGACTTACCAGCACTTGACCGTCTACGTCAGGCCCGGCACCAATCCCTATCGTTGGCAAATGGACTGAAGCAGACACTTCTTTAGCGAGTACGGCAGGAATTTTCTCCAAAACCAGTGCAAAACAACCCATCTCATCCAGGAGTTTGGCATCGGACTTCAATTTTGCAGCTTCTTCATCTTCTTTTGCTCTTACCACATAAGTTCCAAACTTATAGATCGATTGCGGTGTAAGTCCCAGATGCCCCATAACCGGGACACCAGCAGAAAGTATGCGTTTGATGGATTCCTGGATCTCCTCGCCTCCTTCCATCTTAATGGCGTGCGCTCCGGATTCCTTCATGATCCGGATCGCTGATTTCAGAGCCTCTCGCCAGTTGCCCTGGTAGGAACCAAAAGGAAGATCAACTACGATCAGGGCACGTTTTACAGCCCGCACCACGCTCTGGGCATGATAGATCATCTGATCCAGGGTGATGGGCAGGGTCGTTTCATGCCCGGCCATTACATTTGATGCAGAATCACCAACCAGCAATACGTCGATGCCTGCTTCATCATAGATCCGGGCCATGGAAAAATCGTACGCTGTGAGCATCGAGATCTTTTCTCCTTTACCTTTCATCTCGTGCAGGGTGTGTGTAGTAACCCGTTTTACTGCATTGTGTTCTGACATCAATGTTCAATTTTGAGGCCCCGAAGTTACTAAATTACCTGCACCTAAATGGTGGGAAGGGCAGGCTCCTATTTTTGTCGGAAGGATATACCTTTGTGCACCAATGATCCGTTTGTATCCAGTGAAATTCTTCTATGTTGTATTAAGTCTTGGGCTGTTGGCCGCTTGTACCAATGAGTTGGTGGTCGAAACGATAGAGCAACGCCTCCCTGTGGTCTATGGTCTACTGGATGCTTCTGACAGTATTCAGGTGGTTAGGGTGGAGGCAGCTTTGCTGCCGGAAAATCACGGTGGCCCCGAAGCCTATCTTCTGGATAGTCTCCATCGTAACACGGAATATTTTCAGGTTTTGCTTGGTGACCTTGCATCCGGACAAATAAGCCCTATGGATCGGGCTTTGTGGAGCGATTTGCCAGGTGTAAGCAGACCATCGGCCCCATTTTCCGACTTCGTATATATTCAGAAATCTTCTCTTGATCCATCACGGACGTACCAGATCCGGATTTCCAGTGATGAAGGCCAGATAGCTTCTGCTCAGACCACCCTGGTTGAGCCTTTTACCCAAACCCAGCCCAGGTCGAGTGAACTGCTCTCACTCAATCGTAAAATTGCCATTCGATGGCAGTCTTCGGCAAATGCTTCCATCTATGAAGTGGCCTGGGTGATCCGGTTTTCCGAGCAGACGGCCTCGGGAATGGCAAGCCGTGATGTCCGGTTACCACAATTTAGTACCAGTCAGATCAGCGCTTCCCTGGAAGGCGAGCAATTCTATCAGGATCTGTCTGGCAAACTGGAGCCATTACCAGCCGGAAGCAGATCGTTGACCGGAATCTACCTGGTGGTCGTGGGAGGCTCGGACACGTATGTTGAGTTGCAGCAGGTTCTCCTGGCTGGACAGGGGATCACCGGGGTGCAGGATATACCGACCTTTTCCAACGTGGATGGCGGACTGGGAATATTCACGTCGAGGTACACGTCCACATCCGGCCCACTTCAATTAACCGGGGAATCTCTGGATTCACTTCAATCCGGGAAATACACCAAAAATCTGGGATTTTGAAGGAATGTCCACGCTCCGGGATAGGGTAGAATGAGGCAAACTTTGACAATCCCTGTACACCCATCTGCCTTTTTGTCATAATCATTCAGGGGTGTAGATAAAACTTTGTCAGCATAAAACTGCAATATCGTCATGAATTGGTGGCTGGTATGCTTCTTGGTGACAATGAAATGACATAACAATTCACCGAATAGAAAAACTACGAATCATATGGGTAAAA harbors:
- a CDS encoding DUF4249 family protein codes for the protein MIRLYPVKFFYVVLSLGLLAACTNELVVETIEQRLPVVYGLLDASDSIQVVRVEAALLPENHGGPEAYLLDSLHRNTEYFQVLLGDLASGQISPMDRALWSDLPGVSRPSAPFSDFVYIQKSSLDPSRTYQIRISSDEGQIASAQTTLVEPFTQTQPRSSELLSLNRKIAIRWQSSANASIYEVAWVIRFSEQTASGMASRDVRLPQFSTSQISASLEGEQFYQDLSGKLEPLPAGSRSLTGIYLVVVGGSDTYVELQQVLLAGQGITGVQDIPTFSNVDGGLGIFTSRYTSTSGPLQLTGESLDSLQSGKYTKNLGF
- the panB gene encoding 3-methyl-2-oxobutanoate hydroxymethyltransferase, with translation MSEHNAVKRVTTHTLHEMKGKGEKISMLTAYDFSMARIYDEAGIDVLLVGDSASNVMAGHETTLPITLDQMIYHAQSVVRAVKRALIVVDLPFGSYQGNWREALKSAIRIMKESGAHAIKMEGGEEIQESIKRILSAGVPVMGHLGLTPQSIYKFGTYVVRAKEDEEAAKLKSDAKLLDEMGCFALVLEKIPAVLAKEVSASVHLPTIGIGAGPDVDGQVLVSHDLLGITKDFNPRFLRRYLDLFDMTKEAVQRYITDVKNRDFPNENESY
- a CDS encoding DUF2142 domain-containing protein, which encodes MNGVSNKSFGNQPSTLFVLLSIVFGIILVFLIPPFQNPDEPAHTYRAYHLASGHLFGIQENGRSGGMVPAWIVKLDSTTRYLRNKPDAKYTNHNVTPKPATHLRFADFPNVSYYSPIAYLPFALIAKLLLLTGINGLPAIHILRLIGLLIWILAGLYLMKAFPEAGDLPLVTGLLPGTIALVSAITPDSITLVLVLLWLITIFKKTKTNWIPALLLALLFTVQRPNWWPLTWVVFLITGTLWTRWQKWIMVLFPLTGTLLFLMVVQGTFITYNDYNPAFRNGVQLNPGVNPLIQLRLVTHDLMFFLHTLLDTWMDIWGSIFRHLMGKFGWGTNYISWVSTFLLVVTLIWSGITNKIYLHRLEKLFLAWMGVSVIVITSLILYLQWNEVGASYIHGINGRYLLPVLPIFLVAIPWRYAAISKQTMLIGLILLITGIDLIMQVYIRYYLL
- the mltG gene encoding endolytic transglycosylase MltG; amino-acid sequence: MSKKAKLLKYVFWIFGILLVIAGGFGYWLYDWIYKPNVPEQLASEILYIPTGSNYDDVKERLTEGGFLKKDNSFDWVAKKMNYPGQIKAGRYHILPSWSNYHLIRHLRQGIQEPVKLTFNSVRTIAELSEKLAEQLEPNEKQFQEFLTRPGVLDSIGYSKETLMTIFIPNTYEVYWNVTPVQLLQRMIREHDSFWDKAGRKEKAEAQSLSPTEVYTLASIVEKESLREDEKPRIAGVYLNRLHQGMKLDADPTVVFAVGDFTLRRILNKHLAVDSPYNTYKYAGLPPGPICMPSISSLDAVLNAERHEYLFFCAKMDGTGSHAFAKTITAHLVNARRLHQYLNERGIQ